One genomic segment of Vulpes vulpes isolate BD-2025 chromosome 2, VulVul3, whole genome shotgun sequence includes these proteins:
- the IFI6 gene encoding interferon alpha-inducible protein 6, which produces MRQKAVSLFLCYLLLFACGGVEAGKRKKDKEERSEGRGSGFLRALTYTAVGGGLLAAVLPALGFMSTGIAANSVAASLMSWSAVANAGGVPAGGLVATLQSLGTGGGSVLMGKIGAFLGYVVHKQLENSEEDEE; this is translated from the exons ATGCGGCAGAAGGCGGTGTCGCTCTTCCTGTGCTACCTGCTACTCTTCGCCTGCGGCGGGGTGGAGGCAG gcaaaagaaaaaaagacaaggaagagcGCTCGGAAGGCAGAGGCTCCGGGTTCCTGAGAGCGCTGACCTACACGGCCGTCGGAGGAG GGCTCCTGGCCGCCGTGCTGCCCGCGCTGGGCTTCATGAGCACCGGCATCGCCGCCAACTCGGTGGCCGCCTCGCTGATGAGCTGGTCCGCGGTGGCGAACGCGGGCGGGGTGCCCGCCGGGGGGCTGGTGGCCACGCTGCAGAGCCTCG GGACTGGTGGTGGCAGTGTCCTCATGGGCAAGATTGGTGCCTTTCTGGGCTACGTCGTCCACAAACAATTGGAAAACAGCGAGGAGGATGAGGAGTAG